The Glycine soja cultivar W05 chromosome 6, ASM419377v2, whole genome shotgun sequence genome has a window encoding:
- the LOC114414037 gene encoding probable ribosome-binding factor A, chloroplastic, producing MDPRATVLLGLKWAGWRQEQKKISGVTYLVVSESEIAMLHPAALIASCPYPYPYPGRHELPSASASATARVAVPMPNLRGKAVVGVGSRMIRCMANPRRVQMVAKQIRRELSHMLLTDKVLQYAVLPEASLGADRYLSSLTTITDVQVSADLQVVKVYVSVFGDERGKEVAIAGLKSKAKYVRSELGKRIKLRLTPEIRFLEDDSFERGSRVIAILDKIKNDKSQYKAELDSSPNEDHDDDWDGEDPEEGIIYVE from the exons ATGGACCCAAGGGCTACTGTGCTGTTGGGCCTTAAGTGGGCCGGGTGGAgacaagaacaaaagaaaatatctgGTGTTACGTACTTGGTAGTCTCTGAATCTGAAATTGCAATGCTTCACCCGGCGGCACTGATAGCATCGTGTCCTTATCCTTATCCTTATCCTGGGCGGCATGAGTTACCCTCAGCCTCAGCGTCAGCGACAGCCAGAGTCGCTGTTCCAATGCCAAATCTGAGAGGCAAAGCGGTTGTTGGTGTTGGTTCCAGAATGATAAGGTGCATGGCTAACCCCAGAAGAGTTCAAATGGTGGCCAAGCAAATTAGGAGAGAGCTTTCTCATATGCTTCTCACCGATAAAGTCTTGCAGTATGCTGTTCTTCCCGAAGCCTCCTTAGGAGCCGACCGTTACCTCTCTTCTCTCACCACCATCACCGACGTCCAAGTCTCCGCCGACTTGCAG GTTGTTAAGGTGTATGTTTCTGTTTTTGGAGATGAAAGAGGTAAAGAAGTCGCCATTGCCGGCTTGAAATCTAAGGCTAAATATGTTCGCAGCGAGTTGGGCAAGCGTATCAAGTTGCGCTTAACTCCTGAGATACGCTTTCTTGAGGATGATTCTTTTGAGAGAGGAAGCAGG GTCATTGCAATActagataaaataaagaatgacAAAAGCCAATACAAGGCGGAGTTGGATTCGTCACCAAATGAGGATCACGACGATGATTGGGATGGTGAAGATCCTGAAGAAGGCATCATTTATGTGGAATAG